In the Deinococcus ficus genome, one interval contains:
- a CDS encoding ferredoxin has product MPHVITSPCIGTKDQACTEVCPVECIYDAGEMLLIHPDECIDCGACVPACPVAAIFPEEDVPASEQEYIEKNRAHFGL; this is encoded by the coding sequence ATGCCCCATGTCATCACCAGCCCCTGCATCGGCACGAAGGACCAGGCGTGCACCGAAGTCTGCCCCGTCGAGTGCATCTACGACGCCGGTGAAATGCTCCTCATCCACCCCGACGAGTGCATCGACTGCGGCGCCTGCGTCCCCGCCTGCCCCGTCGCCGCCATCTTCCCCGAAGAAGACGTGCCCGCCAGCGAACAGGAATACATCGAGAAAAACCGCGCGCACTTCGGCCTCTGA